The genomic DNA GTTGTAAGAATGTATTCAATATTTAATTGAGTTTGATGTGTTGTTGTGTAGGTACATGCCACTCTTGAATATGATTCAAGAAATACACTTCAAAATCATGAGGAGAATAAGGATTAATAGGGATTCAATGGCTTACAGGGATCTTCCCATATGCCCTAGGATAAAGCATAAACTTGATGCAGCTATTAATGCATCTAGAAAATGGCAAGCAACTTGGGATGGAGACACAAAATACATGGTTAGGCAAGGTACACGATCAGTCACTGTGAATTTAGAAGAGAAAACATGTGACTGCAGGGCATGGGAGTTGACAGGAATACCATGCCCACATGCTGTGGCTGCTATACATGATAGGAGACATCAACCAACATCTTATGTGTCACAATACTACTCAAAGGAGATGTATATGAAGGCCTACAGTTTTCCTTTGGCTGCTCTTAGAGGAGAAGATTTCTGGGAAGTAACTGATAAGGCTCCTATGCTACCACCTGACATGCCAAAGAAATTAAGAGGCAGGCCTAAAAAACTCAGAAGAAGGGAGGCATGGGAAGATGCTAGTTCCAACACGAGCAAGTCCAAAGATGTTGTACAAGGGCTCCAGAAAATGACATCTGGTAAAAAGATGCATTGCTCTCACTGTAGGCATACTGGGCATAAAAAACCCAAGTGTCCTGAGTTGCAAGTGCAAACTAAAATTGAAGCTGTTCATGAGCAGGGGGGAAGTGTGATAACTGAGAAGGATGACAAAGCTGGAAAGGAGAAAAGTATCAAGTTACCTGTCAGAAGGAAGAGCATGCCAGGTATTGTGACTAGAGAACCAGATAACCAAGTTGGAACTCAACAATCTGCAGTTGTTGATGTAGATGCAAGTAAGAAGGGGAAGGAGAAACTGTTCCACAACAAGAGAAAAGAAAGACCTTTTTggatgcaaaaattgaacaagaAAAAAATTGACAAATTTGGAGCTGAGTGTGAGCAGTCTGGTGCAAATAATGAAAAGGAGAAGACAAAATCTCTTTCTGGTAAGAAAAGTTTGTATTTTGAGAATGAGAATGATGAAGTGGGATATAAGCCACATTGGATGAATGTAGAACCAATTCTCAACTTCAAAGAAAAGCTAATTGGCCTAGGTTTTGGCAAACTTTTCATGCCAACACCTGGTTTGACTAAGGCCAATCATGTACCTACTGGGACTCCATCCGCAAACACTCCACCAATCCAGAAATCACAGTCAAGCACCGCTAAGGACCAAGTTGCAGATGCAGAGGAAGAGAAAATTGATGTTGAGCCTGAGAGTGAAGATGAGTATGAAGAAGAAGGTCCACCAGCAGTTAGGAGGAGCACCAGACTACAATGGAAAACCAAGTTCAAGAATACAGCAGAGACTCCAGTTAACCTAGATGATGACTAATTTAGTTTGCTTTCATTTATGCATTATCAGTTAACCTAGACTCCAGTTGGTATAATTAACACCTAACTAGGTGTTAATTGGATGAACTTGATAATCTTTTGGCTATGTATTTTGGGAAGAATTTGATGAACCTTTGGGAACTTGATAAGTAGTTATAATGTTCAACAATGATCAATGTAATGACTATTTCTATTGTGTTTATGAAATTATCTTTCTATTATTTATGCCAACAGTTTTTTCTTATGATCAATAACATTAGCAGAAATATCACAATCACAAACACTAACATAATTGTTAAAACATTAATATACTACATATCTTCAAAAACAAGCAGTGAGAACATAATTTAGTTAAAACAAGATACATTACATCAAATTTCCTAACCCACTAACAATAACACAAATACACTATATCAACTTCGCTAAAATCACTAACAGAACTATCACAATGAAGTAGATCTTCCGATAATAACCATTTTTCTTCTCCAAAGctctcttcttttcttcattacTTGCAAGTTTCTCCTCAAGCATTGCTATCTGTTCTTCAAGAAGTGCCATTTTTTCATCTTGAAAAATTCTTCTGTTATTCAAGTGGGTGATAATATCACCGTGTCTGCCTAAAGTTTGAGGATCGTACCATCGAAAATAATTGCATCTACCCtgcaatttttaataaattatgaaGTTCCAAAAACCTAACTTAATTGCAGAAATATTTCAATAAAAAGGCTTACTTGGGGTTGAAAACATGTGTAGAATCTTCTCCCGGGATTGTTGAGTGACCAAGATGTATACATCTTGGCCCTTTTTCCGCAATAACAAAGTTGTTCATTGGTCGAAACTTGGGACGACCTTGCGGAACTTGACGCCATAGGCCTTTTGAACTTAAGGTTGAATTGAAGTTTGTCCTAGAACGAATTAGATGAATAAAATGGGATTGAAAAGATTCAATAATTTTTAGTTAAGAACCCTAGTTCTCTAAGGTCTGATTTTAGTCTGTATATATAGACCCATAATATTAGAGCCGTTGCACAACCACGTAAGCACCATGTCATCCACTCAGTGGCTGCATATCCATGTCACACAGTTGACCGTTACTAATTTCTGTTGACTCTGACAGAATGCACAATTAGAGTTAATCGGTGATTACATCGAGTCAGATTTGCAGTCAGTGACCTACTTGAAACATTTGGCCCCAATGAGTGAcctacttgatatttaacccaaTCAAAATTGTTTCCGAACTTTCGAGTCGAACTATATTATGCTCAAATTCGACTAATTTAAAAGTCGAATATTAAAATTATGTTCATGTTCAACTCGTTTATAAATTGAACCGAGCTCGAGCTGAACTTTTCTCAAAGCAAACCCCGAACTTTTCGTAAATATATCGACTCATTTCCGGCCTATCTGCAAGTAATATTTTGAGACtataattttctaaattttagTTTTCATAAACCAGTACATCAATCCTTACTCACCAAGGGAAAGCATGGCTGTCCAATTGAGGCTCATTTTTTCGACATCAAATGTTTACCCACCTACAAAAATTTAATTTATCTTTTTGAGGTAAAGTTAatgttattttttttaaaaaacatttcTTTATTCAATTTTCTAAagaattattttaaataaaataattttaaaatcgtAAAAAAAATGTACTCCTATTGGGCAGAAATCTTTTTATTAAAATCTTGAATACCCTGTAATCTTTTTAATGATACAGAGCAGGACTGCATGAGTGTATGATTTTCATCTTCATTTCATATCATCTTATAATTCCAACCTGTCTCCACCAACTACTTTGATAGCTTATCGATTCAATGTATTGTTTCAACTTTCACGAGAGTGTATACTGTTTATATCATAAAATCAGTGCTTACACTCCACCTGTTTGATAAAATGCCCCAGTGAACTTAATAACATGATTTTCCGTTCATAATTGTTGTCAGGATTAGAAAGTTGTAACTAAATAACACCCTAAAACTTGCACCCCCTTTCTCCATATATACACCCCTGCATTGTACCTAATGATGATTTTGTTTTCGAAAAGAGGTAGACAGTTGATTCAGTTGTCGTATCTTTATCGCCCGTCATGTAGTTTGTCATCCAAGGCATCAAGGCCTTTTAGGTTTGTAAATGAAGCAACCCCGTCTTCATCAGTTGAATATAAGAGGGGTGTTGGGAATGTTAGTAGCAGCATTCATCCTTTTTCGTTGTTATCGGACAGTAGGGACAATGTGAAGGATTACAAGATCGAGCTCGTTGATAATCAGACTTGGGGGGTATCCACTGGTTTGAAAGATGCTTGGAGAGGTGATAGAGAGATGAATGGTTTGAGAAATCATGTGGTTGATGAGTTTGATGCTTATGTGCCTTTAAATGATAGTGGTTTGGATTTAGATGAGATTGAGGATATGAGGATACGCGGGACTCTTTTTTCCAAGCTTGATAAGGATTCTAAAGAGTATGAGGAGTATAATCATGAGTTTCTTAAGAAAAAATCGTCAAAGAATAAGGGTGATCAGAACGAAACAAAGAAGGAGAAGCGGAGTAGTGATCCTATAGCTGACGGTCCTTCAAAAAACAAAGATGGGCAAAAGGAGAGCAAAATGAAGGAGAAAGTGATTGGCTATTCTGTTGGAAGGGCGAAACTACATAACG from Apium graveolens cultivar Ventura chromosome 5, ASM990537v1, whole genome shotgun sequence includes the following:
- the LOC141659243 gene encoding uncharacterized protein LOC141659243, translating into MMILFSKRGRQLIQLSYLYRPSCSLSSKASRPFRFVNEATPSSSVEYKRGVGNVSSSIHPFSLLSDSRDNVKDYKIELVDNQTWGVSTGLKDAWRGDREMNGLRNHVVDEFDAYVPLNDSGLDLDEIEDMRIRGTLFSKLDKDSKEYEEYNHEFLKKKSSKNKGDQNETKKEKRSSDPIADGPSKNKDGQKESKMKEKVIGYSVGRAKLHNVNENYNLASSLDQIHGVRDEKKVRTPTFNQLTAAYHEPFCLDIYISKASVRACIVHRATSKVVAVAHSISKDMKFDLGSTRNATACAAVGKVLAQRALADDIHNAVYTPRRGEKLEGKLLVVLESVIKNGVNVKVKIKQRKFKKSGVAPAARNFNTGSVSHQIFFN